One window from the genome of Drosophila albomicans strain 15112-1751.03 chromosome 2L, ASM965048v2, whole genome shotgun sequence encodes:
- the LOC117564906 gene encoding PI-PLC X domain-containing protein 2: MTKEHWMRDLPPDLRDLSIINLAIPGSHNSMTYGINSNSQLAPDAEKAIRRWHRFFPCFVRRWSKNQSSSILEQLHLGVRYFDLRIAHNDGQFYYCHGLYAMEVFEPLRELRQFLETHPDEIVVLDLQHFYAMDVTLHQRLIAELIQFFDQLLYTTTDGSLLDCSLTRCVQLQRQVVLIYRRCPVGLPAEFWPSYAWPTPWPNTASVKKLLSFLQDSLLSRQPQQGYVSQCLITPSGRYIALRVFFTLKRTAKRVDKKVKSWILEQVPGPFANGQPPHANVFLADFVNLKDGQFCDWVVQLNTKLETDQNDMEPKQPL, translated from the exons ATGACCAAGGAGCACTGGATGCGAGATCTACCTCCTGATTTGAGGGATTTATCTATTATAAACTTGGCCATTCCAG GTTCCCACAACTCAATGACCTATGGCATTAATAGCAACTCACAGCTAGCGCCAGATGCGGAAAAAGCAATTCGACGATGGCACCGTTTCTTTCCATGCTTCGTGCGACGCTGGTCGAAAAATCAATCCTCGAGCATCTTGGAGCAACTGCATCTGGGCGTCAGATACTTTGATTTGCGCATAGCTCACAACGATGGCCAATTCTACTATTGTCACGGTCTTTATGCGATGGAGGTATTTGAACCTTTGCGAGAATTACGCCAATTTCTGGAAACACATCCAGATGAGATAGTTGTACTGGACTTACAGCATTTCTATGCCATGGATGTGACGCTACACCAGCGGCTTATTGCCGAGTTGATACAGTTCTTTGACCAACTGTTATACACCACCACAGATGGCTCTCTGCTCGACTGTTCCCTGACACGATGTGTGCAGCTCCAGCGTCAAGTGGTACTTATATATAGGCGTTGTCCCGTTGGCCTACCCGCGGAATTTTGGCCAAGTTATGCGTGGCCTACGCCTTGGCCGAACACGGCCAGCGTGAAAAAGCTGCTTTCGTTTCTACAGGACTCGCTATTGTCGCGTCAGCCACAACAAGGATATGTCTCGCAGTGTCTAATAACTCCCTCGGGCCGCTATATAGCATTGCGTGTATTCTTTACGCTGAAGCGAACAGCGAAGCGAGTGGATAAAAAAGTCAAATCCTGGATATTGGAACAAGTGCCTGGACCTTTTGCGAATGGTCAACCTCCGCATGCCAATGTCTTCCTTGCCGACTTTGTGAATCTCAAAGATGGACAATTCTGTGATTGGGTCGTGCAGCTAAATACCAAGCTGGAGACGGATCAGAATGACATGGAACCGAAGCAGCCGCTGTAA